The window GCCGACGGCCCCGGTCAGGACCGCCCCGGCGACCATCGCCCACCAGGGGACATGGCTGCCGGACATCAGCACGTGGCCGAGGGCGGCGAGCAGCACACAGACGGCCGCGAACATCGCGGCGCGTGTCGTGCGCGAACCCCACCCTGCGGTCATGGCGCCCCATCCTCGCATCCGGACACCGCGTCACCCCGTCCCTCTTGAGTACGGATTTCCACCCGCCGTCGCACTCACACCGCCAACTGTGATCCGGATCACTGAGGAACCGGTCGTGTGCATGGGGCAGTCTTCTGGTCGTGGGGACCCCTTCGCAGCACAACAGCCGTACCGGGCCGGGCGGACAGGCAGGTCCGGCCGACCCGGCGGACCCGGCGGTGACCACCGGCCCGGCCGCGACGACGGCCGGTCCGGGTGCGTTACCAGGCCAGGGCAGGCCGTCCGCCCCGGGCACGCCGTCGGGCCCGCCCGGTGCGGGCCGGCAACCCGCCCCGGGCGGGAGCGCGCGGGGCCGGACGGCCGCCGGCTCCGGCGCGCACATGGTCGTCTGCGGGGACGACGGGCTGGCCCACCGGCTGGCCGCCGAACTGCGGACCGTGTACGGGGAACAGGTGACGCTCGTCGTGCCGCCCACCGCGCGGATCGCGCAGCGGCCGGTCGTCGGGCGGGCCCGGACCGCCGCCGCGTTCCTCGACCGGATGACGGCGGCGGTCAACCGGGCCACGGGCGCCGCCGATCCGACGGCCGCCGACCGCACCGCCGAGGCCCGCGCCCGCGACGGCGGCGAACATGTCCTGGAGGCGGGCGAGGCCACCGAGGCCGTGCTCGCCGAGGCCGGGGTGGAGCGGGCCGCCGCGCTGGCGCTCGTCTACGACGACGACGAGACCAACATCCGCGCGGCCCTCACCGCCCGGCGCCTCAACCCCCGCCTGCGGCTGGTCCTGCGGCTCTACAACCGTCGCCTGGGGCAGTACGTCGAGGAACTGCTCGACCAGGCCTCGGCGTTGGCGGCGGGCGGCGGCGAGGCCGACGGGGTCGACGGGTTCGGCGCCTCGACGACCGTCCTCTCCGACGCCGACACCGCCGCCCCCGCGCTGGCCGCGACCGCCGTCGCCGGGACCAGCAAGGTCGTACAGACGGACGGGCTGATGCTGCGGGCCGTGGAACGCCCGCCCGGCCGCGGCGGCCAGAGCCCGGGCGGCCTCTGCACGCTCGCCCTTCTGTCGGCCACCACCAACGACCCCGCCGGAGCCGAGGGTTCCGAGGGCAGCGGGGCACGAGGCCCCCAACTCCTGCCCGACGAGAGGGCGGTGGCGGAGGCGACGGGACGCGGAACCGTCGTTCTCGACACCGTGCGCTACGCGGGACCCGCGCTGCCGCCCGGCCGGGCGGGCGGTGGGCCGCTCGGGGCCTTCGGGTCGCTGCTCTCACGGCGGCTGCGGTGGTCTCTGGCGGTCATGATCGGGTGCGTCTTCGCGCTCGCCGTCGCGCAGATGGTGATCACCGGGGAGCATCCGCTCCAGGCGACGTACGCGACCCTTCTCGACCTCTTCGGGATCGCCGACCCGGCGACCGACCAGAGCGACTCCCGCCAGATCCTGCAACTCCTGTCCGGCCTCATGGGTTTACTCCTGCTGCCCGTGCTCCTGGCCGCCGTCCTGGAGGCCCTCGGCACCTTCCGCAGCGGCACCGCCCTGCGCAAGCCGCCGCGCGGCCTCTCCGGGCACGTCGTCCTCCTCGGCCTCGGCAAGATCGGCACCCGCGTCCTGGCCCGCCTGCGCGAACTGCACATCCCGGTCGTGTGCGTCGAGGAGGACCCGGATGCGCGCGGGCTCGCGGAGGCCCGACGCCTGCGGGTGCCGGTGATCCTCGGCGACGTGACCCAGGAGGGCGTCCTGGAGGCCGCCAAGATCCACCGCGCGCACGCCCTCCTCGCCGTGACCAGCTCCGACACGACGAACCTCGAAGCCGGCCTGTACGCCCGTTCCGTACGCCCCGACCTGCGGGTCGTCCTGCGCCTCTACGACGACGACTTCGCCACCGCCGTCTACCGCACCCTGCGCGCCGCCCACCCGGGCGCCCTCACCCGCAGCCGCAGCGTCTCCCACCTCGCCGCGCCCGCCTTCGCCGGAGCGATGATGGGCCGCCAGATCCTGGGCGCGATCCCCGTGGAACGCCGCGTCCTCCTCTTCGCCGCCGTCGAGGTCCGCGGCCACTCCCGCCTGGAGGGCCGGACCGTCGCGGAGGCCTTCCGGGCGGGTGCCTGGCGCGTACTGGCCCTCGACACGGCCGCCCCCGGGGAGCCGGACACCGAACGGACGCCGGGCGCGGCCGGATCGGGCCTGGTCTGGGACCTCCCGCCCACGTACGTCCTCCGGGCCGAGGACCGCGTGGTGCTGGCCGCGACGCGGCGGGGGCTGGCGGAGTTGCTGGGAAGGCGGGCGGGAGTGGGGGCGTAGGTTCTCCGGCCGTCGCTCGGGTGCGGGTCCGGTGGGGCGCGACCGACCCCCGCTCACCCGCAGACGACCCCGTGCGCATCCCCCCGCGACCCCGTCCCGATGAACACCGACGGGCAGCCGTTCGTACGCCGTGGCCGTGGCCGTGCCCTCAGGCCTCGGGGTGCAGCAGCCCGCGCTCGTACGCCTTCAGCAGTCGCTGCGGTACGAGGTGGGTGGCGCCGTCGACCGCGAACGGCACGAGCGGCGGCGTGCTCGCCTTCCACCGGGCGCGACGGTGACGGGTGTTGCTGCGGGACATCTTCCGCTTGGGTACGGCCATGGGGTCCTCCTCCACGGGCTTCACAGGTGACGGACCGGACGCTACATGAAAATGGATCCCATTACTAAAAGGGCTTGGTGGTCCGCGCCACGGCCCCCGGCGCCCAGGGCCGTGAGCAACCCCGCCGCGAGCGCCGTATGGGAGGAAGCGGGCCGAACCGGCCCCGCCCGGCCCAGCCGTTCCCCTACGGAGGTACCGTCCCCCGTGGCCACCACCAAGGAAGAAGCCCAAGCCCCCCAGCGCGGTCGGCATCTCGACCCGCCGCTCGTCCTCACCATGCTGCTGGTCCTGGCGGTCGTGGCGCAGCGCCCTCTGCGTGGTCTGCTGTCCGCGCCCGTGACACAGAGCTGGATGACGGTCTTCGTGGCGGTGGTCGTGCAGGCCCTGCCGTTCCTGGTCGTCGGAGTGCTGATCTCGGCGGCCATCGCGGTGTTCGTGCCGGCCTCGTTCTTCGCCCGCGCGCTGCCGAAACGGCCCGCGCTGGCGGTACCGGCGGCGGGCATGGCCGGTGTCGTCCTGCCGGGGTGCGAGTGCGCCTCCGTGCCGGTGGCGGGCGCCCTCGTGCGCCGGGGCGTGACACCCGCGGCCGCGCTCGCCTTCCTCCTCTCCGCCCCCGCGATCAACCCGATCGTGCTGACCGCGACCGCCGTGGCCTTCCCGGGCAACCCCGAGATGGTGCCGGCCAGGTTCGTGGCGAGTCTGCTGGTGGCCTGCACCATGGGCTGGCTGTGGCAAAGGCTGGGCCGCGGCGAGTGGATGCGCCCGCCCGAGCGGCCGTCCTACGAGGGCCAGAGCAAGGGCGCCGCCTTCTGGGGCTCGGTGCGGCACGACGTGATGCACGCCGGCGGTTTCCTGGTCGTCGGCGCGATGGCGGCGGCCACCCTCAAGGCGGTCGTCCCGGCGAGCTGGCTGAACGCCGCCGCCGACAACCCGGTCGTCGCGATCCTCGCCCTGGCGGTACTGGCCGTCCTGCTCTCCATCTGCTCCGAGGCGGACGCGTTCGTGGCGGCCTCGCTGACCCAGTTCTCCCTGACCTCCCGGCTGGCCTTCCTGGTCGTCGGCCCGATGATCGACCTGAAACTCTTCGCCATGCAGACCGCCACCTTCGGCCGCGCCTTCGCGCTCCGCTTCGCCCCCGCCACCTTCGCCCTCGCGATCCTGGTGTCGGCCCTCGTCGGGGCGGTGCTCCTGTGAACCGTCAGGCCCAGACCGTCATCCTCTTCCTCACCGGCGGCGCCCTCCTCCACGCGGGCTTCACCGACCTCTACCTCCGCTACGTCAAGGCCGGCCTGCGCCCCCTCCTCATCGGCGCCGGCGTCGTCCTCATAGCCGCCGCCGTCGCCACGGTCCTGTACGAACGCCGAGCCCGGCGCCAGGGCGACGAGCAGCACACCCCTCACGAACCCCGGGTGTCCTGGCTGCTGGTCCTGCCGCTCCTCGCCCTCGTCCTGGTGGCCCCGCCCGCCGCCGGGTCCTACACCGCGATGCGCACCGGCGCCGCACTCCAGCAGCAGCCCTGGGGCTACTCCGCCCTCCCCGCCGACGGCCCCCTCCGGCTGAGCGTCGCCGACTACGCCGGCCGCGCGGTCTACGACAAGGGCCGCGCCCTCTCCGGCCGCACGCTCAAGATCGCCGGGTTCCTCGCGCTCGACGGCTCCGGTCACCCGTATCTCGTCCGCATGGCCCTCAACTGCTGCGCCGCCGACGCCCAGCCGGTCAAGATCGCCCTCACCGGCGAACTCCCGGCCGTCCTCCAGCCCGACACCTGGGTCGAGGTCACCGGCACCTACACGCCGAAGCGGACCAGGGACCCCCTCAACGGCACCGCCGTCCCGTACCTCACCGTCACGGCCACCCGGCCGGTCGAGGCACCCCAGGACCCGTACGACGAGGCATGGAACGGCTGACGTCGGCGGCACGCGGGCATGAAAGGGCCCGGTCGCTGGCGACGGGGGATGCACCAGCGACCGGGCTATGGCCAAGGCTAACAAGGCTGCTCGTCGGACGGGAGCAGACTGCTCGACTGGGTTGACGAGTTGTGATCGGTATCACGTGGGCCGCGTGCCTGGCCAAACGTTCGTTAGGCGTCGCGAGCGCGCCGCCCGCACGGGTGGTCAGCCACCCCCGCACGGCGGTGCGTACGCCAACCGTGGCAGATACTCCTCCCACTTCTCCCGCGTCAGCACCCCCCGTGTCGTCGAGCAGATGTGCCGTACGGCGGCGTCCACGTCCAGATTCCACAGCCGCACGGTGTCGGCGCCGCTGGACACTCCGAGCATGTGACGGTCGGGGCTGAAGGAGAGGAAGTGGCCGGTTCTGGCGTTGGGGCTCATCGACCGGCCGATGGGGGAGGCGTCGGCGGGGTCGGTGACATCCCAGAGGCGGACGGTGCTGTCGTTGCCGCCGCTGGCCAGGGTCCGCCCGTCCGGGCTGAAGGTCAGCGACACGATCGCCTCGGTGTGACCGATGAGCGGGGGGCCCAGTCGTGTCACCGCGCGGGGGTCGGAGACGTTCCAGAGCCTGACCTTGTCGTCACCGCCACCACTGGCCAGCGTCCTGCCGTCCGGCCTGTAGACGAGATCGCTGACCGCGCCGCGGTGGGCGGTCAGGGGGCCGTCGAGCCGGGTGGACCGGGCCGGGTCGGCCACGTTCCACACCCGGATGGTGCCGTCCGCGCTGCCGCTGGCGAGGCTGCGGCCGTCCGGGCTGAAGACGAGGGCGAGGATGTACCCCTTGTGGCCGGTGAGGGGCTTGCCGAGCGGGACGACGCGGGACGGGTCGCGGACGTCCCACAACCGCACGTCGTGGTCGCCGTAGGAGGTGGCCAGGACACGCCCGTCGGGGCTGTAGGCCTGCGCGTCGGTGTACCGGATCCGCAGCGCGAGGGGCGAGCCGCGCAGGACCGGGTGGGCGGGGTCGCCGACGTCCCACAGATACAGCGCCCGGTTTCCGGCGACGATCGAGAGCGTACGGCCGTCGGGAGAGAACGTCAGGGAGCGGTTGCCGCCGTCCTTGAGGGTGAACGCCTTCCCCAGCAGCACGGGCCGAGCGGGCTCCGCCACGTTCCACAGCCGGATCCGGCCGTCACGCCCGGCGGTGGCCAGCACCTTCCCGTCCGGCCGGAAGACCCCGTTCCGTCCGACCATGTCCGAGGTCGGCACCGACCACAGCCGCACCTTGCTGTCGCCGCTCCCGGTGGCGAGCGTCCGGCCGTCCGGGCTGAACCCCAGGGCGAACATCTCACCGCTGGCCCCGGCGAGCGGCTCGCCGACCTGCGACGGATACGCCTGGTCGGCGACGTTCCACAGGCTCGCCGTGCTGTCCGCGCTGGCGGCGGCGAGGAGCCGGCCGTCGGGACTGAAGGCCACGGACCAGATGGGGCCGGTGTGCCCGGTGAGGGGCGCGCCGAGCGCGCTCGCCCGCCGGGGGGCGGCCACGTCCCAGAGCCGGACCGTGTTGTCCGAGCTGCCACTGGCCAGCGTCCGCCCGTCGGGCCCGAAGGCCAGCGAGTGCACCAGACCCGTATGGCCCCGGAGCACCCGGCCGAAGGCCGCGGGCGCACGCGGATCGGCGACGTCCCAGAGCCGGATCGTGTTGTCGTCGCCCCCGGTCGCCAGCGTTTTCCCGTCCGGACCGAACGCCACGGCGCGCACGGGAGCGCTGTGCCCGGTGAGCGGCGCGCCGAGCGCCCTCGCGCGCGCCGGATCGCTCACGTCCCACAGCCGTACGGTCTCGTCCTCGCCGACGGACGCCAGCGTTCTGCCGTCCGGGCTGAACGCGACCAGGAAGATCGTGCCGTCGTGCCCGGTCAGAGGGGCACCCGGTTTTCGGGGAGCGCGGGCATCGGAGACGTCCCACAGCCGGATGGTGCCGTCGTCGCCGGCGCTGGCGAGCGTACGGCCGTCCGGCGCGAAGACCGCGCTGCTCACCCAGCTGCCGTGCCCGGTGAGGGGCTTGCCGAGGGCCTTGGGCCGGGACGCGTCCGCCACGTCCCAGAGCCGTACGGTCCGGTCGTAGCTGGCGGTCGCCAGGAGTCTCCCGTCGGGGCTGAACGAGGTGAGGTAGACGGCGCCGTCGTGGCCGAGGAGCGGGGTGGCCAGGGGCGCGTTGACGATCGAGACCAGTCGGCTGTCGGTGCCCTCGTCGTCGGTCCGTAGTGTGTGCGCCACCAGGTCGAGCTGGGCGGAGAGCGAGGGGTCCGAGTACTGGACGCGATCCGCCTGGGCGACCACTTGTTCGAACACGGCGTCGTTGCGCTGCTGCCACGCGACCACCGCCGAGCCGACGGCCACCAGCGCGAACGCCACCAGCGCGGCCACGGCACCCCGCCTGATCCGGACCGTGCGCCGGCGCAGCCGTACCGAGGCGGCCAGGAACTCCACCGCGCTCCGGGTCAGGTAGGTGCCACCGGCGTCCCCGGCGTCCCCGGAGCCTGCGGCACCTCCGGAGCCTGCGGCACCTCCGGAGCCTGCGGCACCTCCGGAGCCTGCGGCACCTCCGGAGCCTTCAGCGCCCCCGGTCGCCCCGGCTTCGGTGGACTTGGCCCAGGTGTGCGCCTGTTCGAGCCGCGAGCCCCGGTAGAGCAGAGCGGAGTCGCGCTCGGAGTCCTCCCAGGCCCGGCCGTCCTCCTCCAGCCGCTGGCGCAGCAGATGGTCGTTGCGCCCCTCGTCGATCCACCCCCGCAAGCGGGGCCAGGCGTGCAGCAGCGCCTCGTGGGTGATCTCCACCGTCTCGGCGTCGAGGGTCAGCAGCCGGGCGCGGACCATGGCCTCCAGCGACTCCTCCGTCTTCACCGGGTCCGCCGCCCCGTCCGCGAGCTGCCGTCGCGTGCCCCGGCGCCGCGTTGCCTGCGTGTCCTCATTCAGCCGGACCAGCCGTAGCAACAGCAGCCGCGCGGCCGTACGGGCGGCCGGGTCCAGCCCGGCCCAGGCCCGCTCGGCGGTCGCCGCGACGGCGCCCTGGATACCGCCGGCGGCCCGGTACCCGGCCAGCGTCAGCCGCCCCGCCTTCCGCCGCTGCCATGTGACGAGCAGGGCGTGCGACAGCAGGGGCAGTACGCCGGCGTCGTGCGCCCCACGCGGCCCGTCCGCGCTCACCTCCCGCACGATCAGCTCCGCGAGCCCCGGTTCGAGCTCCAGCCCCACGGCCTTGGCCGGCCCCGTCACCGCCTCCCGCAGCTCCGCCGCCGTCAACGGCCCCAGCACCATGTGCCGGTGCTGCAACGCGTCCGCCAGCTCCGGATGCCCGAGACACTGCTCGTAGAAGTCCGCGCGCACCCCGAGCACCACGACCGCGGGCGCCGCCCCGCCCGCTGCCCCGCCCGCCTCCCCGGGCGTGCACGCGGCAGCGAGCAGTTGGACGAACATCCGCCGATCCGCTTCGTCGGCGGACAGGGTGAAGGCTTCTTCGAACTGATCGACGATCAGAACCAGCCGGGTGGGAGCGGGTGTGCCGGCCGGGGAGGAGCCCTCACCGCCGATGCCGGACGCTCCCCGCCCCCGCGCCGCCGACGCCCGCGCCGACGCCCGCGCCCCGACAGCCGCCCGCACCGCGTCGGCGAACATCCCCGTACCGGGCTCGTACGCGGCGGACACCACCTGCCCCAGCTCCGGTATCCGACGGATCAACTCCCCGACCGGATCGGCGCCCGGCACGAGCCGGAGCACCTCACTCACAGTTCCGTCGGCATCGTCCAGGGCGCCGCCGCGCACCGCGGGCACGAGCCCGGCATGCAGCAGGGAGGACTTCCCGGCGCCCGAGGCCCCCACGAGCACGACCAGCCCACCGGTACGCCCCGCCGCCCGCAGCCGCTCCATGAGCGCGTCGGTGCTCCGCTCCCGCCCGAAGAACCAACGGGCGTCCTGCTGCCGGTACGAGGCCAGCCCCCGGTAGGGGCAGACACCGCCGGGAGGCAGCTCGTCCACGGGCCCGGCCCCGGCTGCGGCGGACGCGGCGCCCGCACCGGCCGGACGCTCGCCGACGGGATCGGCCAGGGCCCGCTCCCACAGCCGCTGCCACTGGGCCATGTCGTACAGCCCCTTGGACACCGGGACGGTCCGCGCGCGCCGGGCCTCGGGGATCAGGACGTGCAGCACGGCGGCGAGGGCGGCGAACTGCGCGGGCACGTTCCTGGCCCGCCGCCAGTCACTGATCCGCTGGGCGGACACCCGCACGGGCCGCCCGCGTTCGTCGACCCGCTGCAGCCGGACGACCGACTCGGAAACACTCTTGAGGGGAGGGTTGCCCGCTTCCCTGTACAGCAGCGCGAGACGTTCCGCGAAGGCCGTGCGTGCCCCCGAGCCACGACTCAAGGCATCCACCCCCTACCTTCCCCCGGTACTGCGACATCGCTGGGACATCCGGACCGGAAAACTCACCTTACGCACCTGACCTGCGAAAATGTTGAAGCCAGCCTCCCAGGCCCCTCCTCCCCGACGACCCCGAATGGCAGGATCAAGACCGAGCGGCGACACCGCGCACACGGCCCCCGGCATAGCACCCGCAAAGACGCCCCATCATGCCGCACACCCCCGGCCGGCCCCGTCGACGCCCCCGCTCCACCCCGACTCGATCCGCGTCCTCGACCCGGATCGACCCCCGCGCCGTCCGGCACCGGTCCCCACGAGGGGAGGGACCGGTGCCGGACGAAGCGCTTCCTGCCGCGTCCGGTCAGGTCCTCTCCGCACCTTCTGCCCGGCCGACTGCCGGTGTTCCGGGATCCCCGCGCTGTGAACGCACGGCCTCTCCGCCCGGCCGGGACGCCACGAGACCGTCTCCGCATCCCAGAACGGCGTCTCAGACAGCGCCTGTTCGCCCAGCTCAGGCTGGGTGGGACGGTTGCGTCGTCGCGGTTGGGCGACGGTGATTGCGGTGGGTCCCCGCTGTCTTCGAAGCTATGGGTGTCGCACCGGCCGGGGTGATCGAGGACCCCGGCGGCGCCTGGTGACGACTCCCGCCCTGTGCCTGTGTACCGGGCATCCGTGTGCCCTGGTGGGGCGGGAGAGCCGGCGCGACCGGGAGCGACTCATACGGACCACGATGAGAAGGAAGACACGACATGAGCAGGAACAGCGGGGACAGCGGGAACAGCGGGAACAGCAGGGGCAGCGGGAGCAGCGGGAACAGCTACGCACGCCATCGTCCGGGCCGCCGTACGGCCGTCGCCACTGGGCTCGTCCTCGCCCTCGGGCTCGGTGTCTCGACGCAGGCGGTGGCGCAGGCTCCCGCCCCCGCCCCCGTCTCCGCCTCCACCTCCGCCAAGGCATCCGCGATGGCGTCCGCCCCGGTGCGGTCGATCACTGGCTTCAACGGCGACACGGTGACCGAGGTCGCCGACTTCTACGGCGCGTACATCGACGCCAAGGACGCCCCCCGGGGCCCGGACAAGGCACTGGCGAAGGCGCTGCGCGCCCACTACCTGACGCCCGCGTTCGCCAGGAAGCTGACGGCCTGGGAGAAGAAGCACAAGGTGGACGGGCTCCTGCGTGCCAAGAACGTCCCGACGCGGTGGAAGGTGAGCGAGGGCCGCAAGGGCCTGGAGGTCGTCGTCACCCTGACCTTCGGTGGCGCCGGGGAATCGCCGACGACGAAGACCCGGTTCGTCGTGGAGCAGGATCTGATCGACGGCATCAAGAGCATCCGCACCACGAGCACCGCCCCCGAGAAGGCGTCCGCCGCGGTGCGGTCGGTCAGTGGCAGGACGGGTGACTCGGTGACCCAGGTCGCCGACTTCTACGGCGCGTACGTCGACGCGAAGGAGGCCTACCCGCGCCCGGACAAGGCACTGGCGAAGGCGCTGCGCGCCCACTACCTGACGCCCACCCTTGCCAAGAAGGTGACGGCCTGGGAGAAGAAGCACAAGATGGACGGTGTGCTCCGTGCCCGGAACGTGCCGGTGGACTGGACGGTGACCGGGGACGGCGAAAGCCGTGAGATCGCCGTCACCCACAGCTTCGGCGGTGGGGAGTCGCCGACGACGACCACCCGCCTCGCCCTGAAGGCGGACGCGTTCAACGGCATCACCGACATCCGCACCACGAAGGCCCACTGACGACGCATCGGCTCAGCGAGGGTTCGTCGAGGCGTCAGCCGCCGCTCTCCGCCGCCAGGTTGGCGGCGGGGATCGGGACCCAGCGACCGGGTTGGTGGGAGACGCGGTCGTACCGGTAGCCCGGCAGCCCCTTGGTACCGGTGGTGCGGAAGGGCCGCCCGCCGTCGTCGATGCGGACCGTGCCGGTGCGGCCCTGTGAGGACCAGGCGAGGTTGAGGTACCAGTCACAGTCGCAGGACTCGTTCAGCGCGGAGACCACGAGGACCTCGGGCTCCTGCAAGGACACTCGGTACGGGAAGTCGATCGCGGGGATCGCTTTTCCCGCCCCGTCGTCGCCGGGCATCGAACGGGCCCGAGGCTGCTGCGCGTCGAGGTCCACGTCGAAGAAGCGGGGGATGAGGGCGGCCCCGCAGCCCTCGCTCAAGGAGTAGAGGCTGCCGTGGCCGGCGGCGGGGGCGGGGGCGGCGCGGCTGACCACGCGCACGTACAGGGCTTCCAGTACGACGGCGGCGGAGCCCCGTCCCTGCACCGTGATCCGCACGGTCGTGGGGCCACCGTGCACCGCCCGCTGGGAGGTGGCCCACGCCGCGAGGTCCTCCGGGTGCGGGGGCGGCGGGACCTGTTGCGGAGGCTTGGCGAGGACATAGTCCTCGCCGCACCCGTTGAGTCCGCGCGTGTGCGAGTCGGCCGTCCAGGTGAGAGGGGCCACCCGCGGGGCCGCGCCGGCGCTCGCGCGGTTCGGCTCGCGGTTGCCCTGGTGCCCGGCCGAGGCGGAGGGGGGCCCGTCGGCGGAGGTGGTGAGACCGAGGAGGGCGGAGACGAGCGAGGCCGCCAGCGTCATCGACCGCCAGGCCCGCTGTCCAGGGCGCCCGCCGTGGAGCCGAGGCCCTGGCGCTGAGGCCGGCCCGGGGCGCTGGCCGGCCGGTGAGATCGGCTCGGGAGCCTCCGCGGCCGACCCGCTGCCGCTCGCAGGAACGGCCGATGCGGTGACATCGTCCACAGGCGGGACCGAGGCCGCCGCGCTCGTGGTGGCGTGGGGCGCTGTTGCCTGCCGGCCAGAGGACGAGCGGGACCGTTGCCGCGGGGCGGCGGCCAGGATCCACAGGCGGTACAGCTCCATGCGTTCCGCGGGGGAGGCACCGCAGAGCGCGGCGAACCGCTCGATGCCGGCGAAGTCCTGCGGGACCGCCTCTCCGGCGCAGTAGCGGTGCAAGGTGGAGGCGTGCATGCCCAAGGGGCGGGCCAGCGCCGCGTAGCTGCGGTCGGTGCGCTCCTTCAGACGCGTCAGGAGCATCGCGAACTCCGCTACGTCGTCGTGGATCGAATCCATGTAATCCGTACTCGTATCCGCTCGTCGGCCCCTGCGGGCCCGTCCCGATGGGGCACGGCACCCACGCGCTTCCCCCTGTCTGCACGTCCATACGCCCGGGACGGTTCCAGCGTTGCAAGGCGTGACCTTGATCACGGCCAGGCAACCCCACCTGAGGTGACTGCTGACCCCAGGTCTCACCAAGCGCTTCGAACGGCGCCGACGACTCGCCTCTCCACACCTCTCGGCAACGCCAGAGGGCCCTTACCGATCCGGTAAAGGCCCTCTGATCTGCAATCCAACTGTCGGGGTGGCGGGATTTGAACCCACGACCTCTTCGTCCCGAAGCAACTTGGGCGGGCGCTCGGCCATGGGCAGGAGTGCTCCCTACGTGCGCTGATGGTCCGCCGACGTTCGCGCTCGTCCGCCGGTGTTCGTCGGCGTTGTCACGCAGTTAGACACTCAGACGATTTTCGGCTGTACCGCAGCGCAGCGAGGTTCATGTCAGCCATGGTGGTGGAACGAAGCTCGCATCTGCTCCTTCGTACCAGCTCCACTCCAACTGGCGTTCGAACCCTCCAGTGGGAGTACCAGAAGTGAGCAACGCGCCACCTTCCGGCACGACATCGACTACACGCCGTTGTCCCGCCTGGACGACCTCGATCTGCAACCACCATGAGCACCGCACACTCTCCGCTCGGCCAGTGATCAGCAGAGACTGTGACTCCCCAGGGGAGAGCGTGATGACGTTGTCATCGAAGTATGGGCGATTGCCGGTGCGTGTCAGGCGACTGATCGAATCCTCGTAGGCGGCTTCCCAAGCTTCGGGAATGGATTCGTCAAGAAGGAAGTCCAAGACGATAGCTCCCGCTGCGCCCGCAGGCGGATATCTGACCCATGTAGCACAGAAGGGCTCGCCTATCTGTTGTTTGTGGACTTTGATGTTGGTGATCGTTAGTGGTTGCTCTGTCTGGTTCTCTACCAATAGTTTGGCGGTCGTCGCTTTGAAGTCAGCGGCGCCCCGTTGGCGCAGCAGCCAGTACATGGGCATGTAAGTGCGCTTGTCCTGAGGCACGTGCTGCGGCAAGGCATCATCTGACGGCAAAGCCATCTCCCACGCCTTGGGGACGAGAACCTCTCCCGTGACAGTCAGTGGATCACCGCGTTTCACCCAGCGCCGAAAGTACACGCCTGCACCGAGGACCACTGCAACAATCAAGGAACCAACGATGCCTTCGACCACGGAAGCGCTCCTCAGGGCCAGCCTCTCGGCGCACCGTATGTCGCCGGGAACGAGGCCAGGGTTGA is drawn from Streptomyces bottropensis ATCC 25435 and contains these coding sequences:
- a CDS encoding NAD-binding protein: MVVCGDDGLAHRLAAELRTVYGEQVTLVVPPTARIAQRPVVGRARTAAAFLDRMTAAVNRATGAADPTAADRTAEARARDGGEHVLEAGEATEAVLAEAGVERAAALALVYDDDETNIRAALTARRLNPRLRLVLRLYNRRLGQYVEELLDQASALAAGGGEADGVDGFGASTTVLSDADTAAPALAATAVAGTSKVVQTDGLMLRAVERPPGRGGQSPGGLCTLALLSATTNDPAGAEGSEGSGARGPQLLPDERAVAEATGRGTVVLDTVRYAGPALPPGRAGGGPLGAFGSLLSRRLRWSLAVMIGCVFALAVAQMVITGEHPLQATYATLLDLFGIADPATDQSDSRQILQLLSGLMGLLLLPVLLAAVLEALGTFRSGTALRKPPRGLSGHVVLLGLGKIGTRVLARLRELHIPVVCVEEDPDARGLAEARRLRVPVILGDVTQEGVLEAAKIHRAHALLAVTSSDTTNLEAGLYARSVRPDLRVVLRLYDDDFATAVYRTLRAAHPGALTRSRSVSHLAAPAFAGAMMGRQILGAIPVERRVLLFAAVEVRGHSRLEGRTVAEAFRAGAWRVLALDTAAPGEPDTERTPGAAGSGLVWDLPPTYVLRAEDRVVLAATRRGLAELLGRRAGVGA
- a CDS encoding permease, with translation MATTKEEAQAPQRGRHLDPPLVLTMLLVLAVVAQRPLRGLLSAPVTQSWMTVFVAVVVQALPFLVVGVLISAAIAVFVPASFFARALPKRPALAVPAAGMAGVVLPGCECASVPVAGALVRRGVTPAAALAFLLSAPAINPIVLTATAVAFPGNPEMVPARFVASLLVACTMGWLWQRLGRGEWMRPPERPSYEGQSKGAAFWGSVRHDVMHAGGFLVVGAMAAATLKAVVPASWLNAAADNPVVAILALAVLAVLLSICSEADAFVAASLTQFSLTSRLAFLVVGPMIDLKLFAMQTATFGRAFALRFAPATFALAILVSALVGAVLL
- a CDS encoding TIGR03943 family putative permease subunit; protein product: MNRQAQTVILFLTGGALLHAGFTDLYLRYVKAGLRPLLIGAGVVLIAAAVATVLYERRARRQGDEQHTPHEPRVSWLLVLPLLALVLVAPPAAGSYTAMRTGAALQQQPWGYSALPADGPLRLSVADYAGRAVYDKGRALSGRTLKIAGFLALDGSGHPYLVRMALNCCAADAQPVKIALTGELPAVLQPDTWVEVTGTYTPKRTRDPLNGTAVPYLTVTATRPVEAPQDPYDEAWNG
- the rpmF gene encoding 50S ribosomal protein L32, giving the protein MAVPKRKMSRSNTRHRRARWKASTPPLVPFAVDGATHLVPQRLLKAYERGLLHPEA